ctctcctgctcctacGCTCTGCCCGAGAAGGTGCAGCAGGTGGCGTGGAGGCACGCGGCCgggggcgccgccgccgccgccgacgtgGCCTCGTACGCCAGGAGGAGCGACCCCATGGTGGAGCCGGCGTACGAGGGCAGGGTGTGGCTCAGCGCCTCGCTGTCCCACAGCCAGatcaccatccagccggtggcCGTGCGCGACGAGGGCTGCTACACCTGCCTGTACAGCACGCTGCCCGACGGGCCCAAGAGCTCCACCGTCTGCCTCTCCACCTACGGTACGCGGCCCGTCAGTCGCACTGATGGCGTGAAGCGAACAGCGCAGCCGGTGATAAAGTCACGTCCTGACACAAGCGCGTCAGTGTGTCCGTGTGAAGAATGGTCTGTTGGGGGGAAGGACGGAGGCAGGAGCGAGGCCCTGACGCGTGactgtgtcagtgtttgctgCACACTGATTCCCTGTGTGCTTTGTCTCgctctccgtccgtccgtccgtccgtccgttcgCTCCCTTTCTCTCGCTTATCGCAGCTCACAGACGCTGCTTTTGTTTGAAAGGGAACAGAAGGAGACGCTCGATTGGCAGGAAAGTTTCTGGTTATTctctacacgcacacacacacgcgcacacacacacacacacacacacacacacacacacacacacacagcaccattCATCgtttattttacaatttactGTGGATGATACAGAGAAACAGACCTCAGATATGAAGTCAGCGGCCATTAATCACTCACATTTCATATTTGTCACGCATTATGGTTTGGACTGTTCCCAGATCAGTCCTCCTGGTATTGTGACCCACCCAGAAACCTGACGCTCGTCACCTAGAGCTGAAAAGATGCTCCAGCAAATATCTGCGGCTAAACGTGCTGCTGCCAATGAAAACGTTCACGTTCCCAGTTTATCGCATTCTTCGCTCGGCTCCGGGGACGGGCAATTGAAAACAGCCGGGGGGGGCTTTCACCGCGTACCTCGGCTGATCCCcggtctgctgctgtttcagtgcTGCCCAAGCCCCAGGTGAGCTACAGGACCACGGCCCCGGGGCTCATCGAGGCCAACTGCAGCTGCGTGTCGCGGCCGCCGGCGGAGATCGTGTGGAACGTGGAGCGGGACAACCGCACGGTGGGCGCCCCCGCCACCACGCTGCTGCCGCAGGGCGACGGCACCACGCTGCTCATCAGCACGCTGGCGCTGCGCTCGGAGCTGCTCAAGGACGTGTCCGTCAAATGCCTGGTGCACCACAAGGGCCTGGAGTCGCCCATTGCTGTATCCATGAACACCAAAAGTGAGTGGGAGAGGATCGGCCTCCGCCTGTGTCTtcatgtgtgttgatgtgctgTAATAACGGCTGCTGGGTCGCTTCCTCTCCTCTAGTTGGGACCGCGCTCACCATCCTCATCTCCGTCACCACAGTGGCTGCTCTGCTGGTCCTGTCCCTCTGCTTCTGCCTCTGGAAGTGTTTTTTGCGCAAGGAAGGTGAGATGAGAGGGATTCAAGCTGCGTCTCTAATAAAGCAGTAACCTGGAGGGAATCCAGAGTGAAGCCTGTAGCAGCGTTACTGCGGATCCGAGGCTCGGGCTGCAGCTTTCCGGGTTGCAGCGTTCGGTTCTGTGCGTCCCGTTCTTGACCGGGTCTTAGTTCAGCTCATCAGCGTCTTATTAGCTGTTATCAGCTGTGCCTGCACTCCATCTGCACTTTACCAGGCCCAGCCACTGTTCTCCGGCTGCACATGAAGGAAACACAGTGAGAGAGGGAACATCTGCATCAGTCGAGGCCCAGATTAAACCAGGACGGGCTTTTAAAGGGAGCCTGTTTGTTTCAATGCAACCACCGAACATAAAAGGTCACAGTAATTTAAACCTACAGTAGACGTGCTCTTCAGGCTCACGTCATCTCGTCTGCTGCCCTCTCTGTGCTTTCTCCTCAGCTGATTAATGCGGACGACGCCGGGCCTGAGCAGAACAGGGCCAGCCGCGCAGAACGtgtctcctccatcatcatcatcaccatcatcatcatcacctgtaCAGTCTGATACAATCCTCTGTAGGACATTCAGCTGACGCACGCTGTCCTCGTatgaagctttttatttaatctgcCTGTTATTGAGGGTCTGTTTCTGTCTTATTATATTACACCTCTCACATTTAGCAAACATCTttactgtgaaaacactgtgcGATGTGTTTGTGCCCTGTTTTAAACATTCATGTCTTTAAACGACTCTCAGCGTCCCTCCACAGTTTACTGCAGCGCCCCGAACCTTTTTCACAAAGATTGGGTCAATTTGCTGAAGgggctgaaggagctgaagcctCGTCGCGGCCCCTGAACAGGAATGTGTGGCGACAGCGTGGGGCTGGATGAGTTCGGGTGTGACTTGAAGTCAGACTTGTAACAGGAGCCGCTGTGCTCtgcaaaacaaactgctgcacGGCGCATGGATGGAGTCGGACGTGGTCCGTTAATGTTAATGGTGGCACAGTGTTGGTTTTCTACAGACACAGATGATGACCTCGTCTTCATCGTCTCGTCATATTTACTGGGttctttttaattaataaataaagacgTGCCCTAATGGTGCAATTATGTAAACTTGTCATAATTAATGCAACAGAATTAAAAAACTAAACTGCATGTTTCTGGACCTTCACCCTTTTTAAATCCAGCCTCCTTTCATGCATTTGCGCTCAGAACTGTTTTTCTGGTTCCTCCCGGCTTCTTTCTGCCAGACCTGCCGGCCACATGCTCTGTCTTCTGCCTGTTTCATCCTGAGCCAGGCTGCTTGTCACGGAGCCCTCTCGCTCAGATCTCACCACACATGCTGAGCGGAAGCTCTGGATTAACCCAGTAGTGACTACGCGTCTCCGTAGCGATGGTGTTTCTGCTGAAGCCATTGTGACACAGACACTTCAGGATGTCCTGTAATAAACACTCACAGATGTAAAATCATTGCCTCTCCTTCGTTTTCCTTTGCCTTCCGTGGCGCAGGCCACACGTTCACAGACGTCACACTGACTGACTGGATTCAGTGGCTTGGCTGAAGCTCTCTGCCGTCTGAACCGGGGCTTTGTCCACTGCAGAAACAATGCGATGTGTGTGCGTCAGCGCGAgggtgacagagggagagagagagagagagagagagagagagagagagagagatggggtcGAAGCGTGGGCTGCGACCAAGACACATGAAAGATTTCCACTCGGAGGAACACGTGAAGCTCCCACCACTCGTTTCCCATAATGCACTGTTCAGCTTCTAGTCAGTTATTGATTGTGTTCCACGTGTCGTTTTCTGGTCGAAGCAGTTCCACCACAAATACATTTCAACGCTTAGAAAGGTGAACAATCAGCTTCTCTGACATTTAGGTTCTGAATAATCAGCCGATCGCATGGGAATGTGGTTGGAACGTGGTGACGAGGGGCAAAGTGGCACCAGCCGCCTCTGCTGCTCTAAATTTAGAGTCAGACTTTTCAAAGTGATCCAACTCACACAGATCCCACTGAATCAGGCTCCAGTTAAAGCAGAGATAAGTGAGACCAAACGCCTGTCGGGTCACCGTGTTACGTCCAGGAGTGAGGAATGAACTGTCTTAACTGTCTTCAGGTGCATCAGCGCCAACAGCGGGACTCGTCTCACGCTGTCACGCGCTGTGGTCGAGCAGACGCAGGTTGCTGCCACAAACGTACATCCTTAGATGTTTTTAACTTCCTGTGCGTCTCTGCTCAACCGCGCTTGTGTGATTGACAGGCCAGGTACAGAGAGAACACTGAGACCTCGGCATCAGTACCAAAGAATGTTGAGCGGCGCAGCTTTTAAAGGGGCAGTGCTGTTTTATTGTCACAGGAAGCTGAGAGGTCTGAAGCCACAGTGACAAACCAGCGACAACACATAACAAACAACCAAAACGTGTGCAATGACTCAAATCAACGATGAATACTAAGAAAAGTAAGGAGCATGAGGGTGAGAGAGCCCGTCTGCTGTAACGTGTCCATCGATGCATTTCCTGCTCCGTGACCTCACGCGCTGTGGCGGTTCGCGTCTTTCCGTCCGCGTTGTGATCAAAGCGTGTCCACGACAAATCAAGAAACACTGACGGTGGAGTATTCCGGCCTGTGGCTCTGAGTCTGAGGCCGCGTGTCCCCCGTCCCGCGCTGCTTGTGCTTGATGACGGCGTAGACGCCGGAGGCCGGCGCGTCGCCTTCGTCCGCCCGGCTCTGGGCTCCaggcggaggcggcggaggcgcTGTCGGCCCTGAGCTGCGTGGACGGTCCAAGTGGTTGAGGACAGGGAAGTGGGCCTGCAGCACCGGGATGGAGGGATCGGCCCTCTGAGGGAGGCCAGGGATGGTACAGCGAGACGTGACCTGCGACACAAAGACCTTTAAAACACCGTATATCATGAAAACCAAACCTCTGGCTCCAAAATAAAGGACGGCTTTTCTGTCTTAGCTGAGAGCGAAAACGTTGTGGTTGTTGGCCACTTTCACCCTTTTAGGCATTTTTACACTGTGGCTTAGGTCTGGATTACATAAACAAGCAACTTTTATTAGTGAGGGAGGTTCAATGTGAGCCGGTGTGAGCGAGCTGTTGACTCCACCTTCATATCTTTAACCCTTAACACTGCGTCACATTACCTGTTCATGTGATGATGAGCTGCAGTTCAGTGTTCCTGTGTAAAAGACAACAACATACGTTTGACCGTTACAGCGGTCAAATCCACGTTTTGAATAAGCGGAGCAAATCAAAGCATCTCACGTCTCCAGACGCGGGAGCTCAGGCGGCTTAATGCCGTCATGGTGAAGGCCAGGAAAGCTACGCTGAAGCAGATGATGAAGTAGGGCAGCCAGGGCACGTCGCGAGCAGGAGGCCTCAGCCGCCGAGCTGGAAGCAGAGCCGGAACCACACGTTAGTCAGCGCCGGTT
This genomic interval from Betta splendens chromosome 21, fBetSpl5.4, whole genome shotgun sequence contains the following:
- the zgc:113337 gene encoding OX-2 membrane glycoprotein isoform X2, with product MRTGVEMMIQASCRNGLQVCLLLLVVGRPQGRVTAPERLEAPVDKPFTLTCSVSRDRGETLRQVRWLDVQNQTLLTYQPGNRDSVSGQQHVELASSPRDSSAITIRRVGFRDEGCYTCIFDMLPSGSKQGHTCLAVTAQVIGERNKTAVSGKTVSLSCSYALPEKVQQVAWRHAAGGAAAAADVASYARRSDPMVEPAYEGRVWLSASLSHSQITIQPVAVRDEGCYTCLYSTLPDGPKSSTVCLSTYVLPKPQVSYRTTAPGLIEANCSCVSRPPAEIVWNVERDNRTVGAPATTLLPQGDGTTLLISTLALRSELLKDVSVKCLVHHKGLESPIAVSMNTKIGTALTILISVTTVAALLVLSLCFCLWKCFLRKEAD
- the zgc:113337 gene encoding OX-2 membrane glycoprotein isoform X1, yielding MRTGVEMMIQASCRNGLQVCLLLLVVGRPQGRVTAPERLEAPVDKPFTLTCSVSRDRGETLRQVRWLDVQNQTLLTYQPGNRDSVSGQQHVELASSPRDSSAITIRRVGFRDEGCYTCIFDMLPSGSKQGHTCLAVTAQVIGERNKTAVSGKTVSLSCSYALPEKVQQVAWRHAAGGAAAAADVASYARRSDPMVEPAYEGRVWLSASLSHSQITIQPVAVRDEGCYTCLYSTLPDGPKSSTVCLSTYVLPKPQVSYRTTAPGLIEANCSCVSRPPAEIVWNVERDNRTVGAPATTLLPQGDGTTLLISTLALRSELLKDVSVKCLVHHKGLESPIAVSMNTKIGTALTILISVTTVAALLVLSLCFCLWKCFLRKEGPATVLRLHMKETQ